In one Deltaproteobacteria bacterium genomic region, the following are encoded:
- the map gene encoding type I methionyl aminopeptidase, whose product MRAAGQLSANLLDYLEPYVKPGVTTLELNDLAHEYTIKHGGIPAPLNYKGFPKSICTSVNEVVCHGIPNAKQRLRDGDIINIDVTSIVDGFYGDTSRMFYVGNSVSPAARKLSECARVSLFRGIAAVQDGGRTGDIGAAIQQYAESHGFSVVREFVGHGIGRTFHEDPQILHYGQKGKGTRLGPGMVFTIEPMINQGHWKTKVLRDGWTAVTVDGGLSAQWEHTLAIMSSGEVIILTESDREIASRPKV is encoded by the coding sequence ATGCGTGCGGCCGGACAGTTGTCGGCAAATTTATTGGACTATCTGGAACCCTACGTCAAGCCCGGAGTCACCACATTAGAGTTGAATGACTTAGCGCATGAATACACGATCAAGCATGGCGGTATTCCAGCACCTCTAAACTATAAAGGGTTCCCTAAGTCCATTTGCACTTCGGTCAACGAAGTCGTGTGCCATGGCATTCCCAATGCTAAGCAGAGGTTACGCGACGGCGACATCATCAACATCGACGTCACGTCAATAGTTGATGGCTTTTATGGCGATACTTCGCGGATGTTTTATGTTGGCAACTCTGTTTCGCCTGCAGCTCGTAAGCTAAGTGAGTGTGCAAGGGTCAGTTTATTCAGGGGTATAGCCGCTGTCCAGGATGGCGGCCGCACAGGAGATATCGGAGCAGCTATACAACAATACGCTGAATCCCATGGTTTTAGTGTTGTGCGTGAATTCGTCGGGCATGGAATTGGCCGGACCTTTCATGAAGATCCACAGATCCTTCACTACGGTCAAAAGGGCAAGGGGACCCGACTTGGTCCTGGAATGGTATTCACAATCGAGCCGATGATCAACCAAGGCCATTGGAAAACAAAAGTATTGCGAGATGGCTGGACCGCGGTGACTGTTGACGGCGGGCTATCCGCCCAATGGGAGCATACGCTTGCAATCATGAGCAGCGGAGAAGTGATCATTTTGACGGAATCAGACCGAGAAATTGCCTCACGGCCCAAGGTCTAG
- a CDS encoding FAD-binding oxidoreductase, with protein sequence MPPLGDRYDIIILGSGITGLSTVYHLRKAGVQSIALASATDRAQIATSSTPGLLFGTPLDNFTRPSHRHGTDVARDIWQFSSSAFEGVISYCDAHKIPHAKGQRQRFITSDHEVSEAIIATQQLQNIGRPVQMRTPPIECSSTVRAVQDEGLLGAVVEVPDLLAALESHPYAAMLPKIDRIAADGRGPIALFTADGRQFTCEIVVLACHLDISRLLPELSEAIVTTAQQWCQIDFDHAVPPAFHNLIFSWNHGNVWGGFNTPQSARIGGASYLRPNGGMEAEVASVDPQISDHLMEQLTRNFAFLKSPRIMKTTAGLDIRPCDELPIIGPMFGNGRVLVACGYMGHGLSWGFHAGKCLAELMVTGRAMDLPRSFWPERLRSLE encoded by the coding sequence ATGCCACCGCTAGGTGACAGATACGATATTATCATTTTAGGCTCTGGAATCACTGGTCTATCTACTGTTTATCACCTTCGTAAAGCTGGCGTCCAGTCTATCGCTCTAGCCAGCGCCACGGACCGGGCTCAAATTGCGACCAGTTCAACGCCAGGACTCTTATTTGGTACGCCTCTGGATAATTTTACGCGCCCCTCTCACCGTCATGGCACGGATGTTGCCCGAGATATTTGGCAATTTAGTTCATCTGCATTTGAAGGCGTAATAAGCTATTGTGACGCACATAAAATCCCTCACGCTAAGGGCCAGCGCCAGCGCTTCATCACCAGTGATCACGAGGTTTCTGAAGCCATCATTGCGACTCAGCAGCTTCAAAATATCGGGCGTCCAGTCCAGATGAGGACTCCGCCAATAGAGTGCTCCTCGACAGTGCGTGCTGTCCAAGATGAAGGATTGTTGGGAGCTGTTGTCGAAGTTCCCGACCTCCTTGCAGCCCTTGAGTCCCATCCCTATGCGGCTATGCTACCCAAGATTGATAGGATCGCTGCTGACGGCCGTGGCCCGATCGCATTATTCACCGCAGATGGACGGCAGTTTACCTGCGAGATCGTGGTACTAGCCTGCCACCTAGACATCTCAAGATTACTGCCTGAGTTATCAGAGGCAATCGTCACAACGGCCCAGCAGTGGTGTCAAATAGACTTCGATCACGCTGTGCCACCCGCATTCCACAACCTGATCTTTAGTTGGAACCATGGAAACGTCTGGGGCGGATTCAACACCCCCCAAAGCGCGCGGATCGGGGGTGCAAGTTACCTCCGGCCAAACGGTGGAATGGAGGCAGAAGTAGCGTCCGTCGATCCCCAAATAAGCGACCATCTGATGGAGCAGCTAACAAGAAATTTTGCCTTTTTAAAGTCACCAAGGATCATGAAAACTACGGCTGGTCTGGACATTCGCCCTTGTGACGAGTTACCAATTATTGGGCCTATGTTTGGTAACGGGCGAGTTCTCGTGGCTTGTGGCTATATGGGTCACGGGCTGTCTTGGGGCTTCCATGCTGGCAAATGCCTTGCTGAACTCATGGTCACCGGTCGTGCGATGGACCTGCCTCGGAGCTTTTGGCCTGAACGACTTCGCTCTCTGGAGTAA
- the yacG gene encoding DNA gyrase inhibitor YacG translates to MKSLKTVKCPRCGCLTTYTSTNQSRPFCSERCKNDDIVNWATESYGIPGSTKDELQDAILWTADETIDDI, encoded by the coding sequence ATGAAGAGCCTTAAAACGGTGAAATGCCCAAGGTGTGGCTGCTTGACCACCTACACAAGTACCAATCAATCGCGTCCTTTTTGCAGCGAGCGTTGCAAAAACGACGATATCGTCAATTGGGCAACCGAAAGCTATGGGATCCCAGGCTCCACTAAGGATGAGCTTCAGGACGCAATATTATGGACTGCTGACGAAACCATAGACGATATTTGA